TTTAGTTACGGGGCCAACAACGGGAGCTAAAGAACTCGTGGTGGAAGCTATGATGGTGAACGACGAAAAAAACAACCAAGGTGTTAAAGGTGATTCCGTAACCTTAAAGCTGCCCTTTAGGATTAGGCAATCCGATAAACTTTATAAAATTGTAGAACATAAAGTGGAAACCTAATGGTAATCATTACATTGCAACGAAAAAAGTGCATTGGTTGTAATTACTGTGTAGAACTGGCTCCAAACCAGTTTCAAATGTCTAAAAAGGACGGGAAATCGGTGTTGCTGCATTCCAAGGAAAAAAAGGGTTTTTTCACTTTAAAATCTAACGACGCGTTAATTTTTGACGATTGCGATAACGCTGCTAAAGCCTGTCCGGTTAAGATTATTTCGGTTAAACAAACTTAAAACTGTTAAATCTAGCCCTAAGCGTCAATGATATCCAGATTATTATCAGCTTCTTTTTTAAGTACTGCAAATAATCATATATTTACAAATCTAAAACACAATGTTAACCATCATTCGTAATAATCTAATTATTAGCGAATTCAATATATAAAACATATGGCCTGCGCTAGTTGCACAACCAAAGACGGCTCCCCAAAGGGCTGCAAAAACAATGGTACCTGTGGTACAGATAGTTGTAATAAATTAACCGTTTTTGACTGGTTGGCAAACATGTCGTTGCCCAGTGGTGAAAAACCATATAATTGGGTTGAGGTGCGTTTTAAAAACGGCCGAAAAGAATATTACCACAATTCAGAAAACCTCACTTTAAGTATTGGCGATATAGTAGCTACCCAAGCAAAAGCAGGGCACGATATTGGTATGGTTACTCTTACAGGGGAATTGGTGCGCGTTCAAATGAAACGCAAAAACATACCAAATAACATTGAAGAAGGATTAAAAATATACCGAAAAGCCAGCCAAAAAGATATTGATATTTGGCAAAAAGCACGCGATAGGGAAGAGTCCATGAAGGTTAAAGCCCGCCAGTTTGCTATCGATTTAAGGTTGCAAATGAAAATTTCCGATATCGAATTTCAGGGCGATGCCAGCAAAGCAACCTTTTACTACACTGCAGAAGATCGCGTAGATTTTAGAGAGCTTATTAAAGTTTTTGCCCGAGAATTTCGCACAAGAATAGAAATGAGGCAAGTCGGTTTCCGTCAAGAAGCGGCCCGATTGGGCGGTATTGGATCTTGTGGACGCGAGTTATGTTGCTCCACTTGGCTAACCGATTTCCGTTCGGTAAGTACCTCGGCGGCGCGTTATCAGCAATTGTCGCTTAATCCCCAAAAATTAGCGGGGCAGTGCGGTAAATTAAAATGCTGCTTAAACTATGAGCTCGATACTTATCTGGATGCTTTAAAAGATTTTCCAAAAACTGATACTAAACTTTATACAGAAAAAGGCACAGCGGTATGCCAAAAAACCGATATTTTTAAAGGACACATGTGGTACGCCTACGAAGGCGAATGGATGAACTGGCATAAAATAACCATAGACCAGGCCAATGAAATTATTGAACTCAACAGGCAAAAGAAAAAAATTGCCAGTTTAGAAGAATACGCTTCCGATGTGGTTGAAGACACTAAAAACGAGTTTGAAAACGTTGTAGGTCAAGATAGTTTAACACGTTTCGATAATCCAAAGCGGAATAAAAAACGTAGAAGTAATAGAAGGAAGGGTAATCAAAGAAATAAGAAAAATGCCCAGGGCAGTAACGATGGTCAAAAGCAAACCCAGCCCCAAAATAAAAAACAAGGGCAGAAAAGAAACAAACGAAGAAAGAACAACAAACGAAAACCATCACAAAACAGTAAAAATGCTTCAAAATAAAGCCTATTTATTTTTAGTACTATTAGCGTCTTTGTTTGTTTGCTGCGATTCCAATCGGGTTTTCGATACTTATAAATCGGTGCCAAATAAATGGAACAAAGACTCTATTGTGAGCTTTAAAATTAACCCGCCAGATTCCATTAAACCTTATAATTTATTCGTCAATTTAAGAAATACCAACGCTTATAAATACAACAATTTATTTTTAATTGTAGAAATGGAATTTCCGCACGGTAAAACCGTAAAAGACACTTTAGAATACCGAATGGCCGCACCAGACGGAAAACTTTTGGGCACGGGTTACACCGATGTTAAGGAGAATAAATTATGGTATAAAGAGGCTGTTGTTTTTAATGAGTTGGGTGAATATACCGTTAACATACAACACGCTATGCGAGAAACTGGTAAGGTAAACGGTGTAAAGGAATTAGAAGGTATTACCGATGTTGGTTTTAGAATTGAACATATAACGCGTAACTAAATCATCACTCCTATCCTCCAGGATTTGTTTTTGGTGGATGCAAAAGAGGAAGTAATTTAATATTCAGAAATTAAATGGCGAAAGCAAAAAAAGAAACAAAAGCAACTCCAGATTTTTCAAAGTATGTTCGTTTGTTCTGGATGCTTTTTTTAGCAGGTATATTTGCTGTAGGATTATTATTTTTATTGGCCTCTTGGGGCGTATTTGGCGAAATGCCAGACCATACACAACTCGAAAATCCTCGAACCAATCTAGCGACCGAAATTATCTCTTCAGATGGACAAACGCTAGGTAAGTTTTATTACAACGACAATAGAACACCCGTAAGCTACAATGATTTGCCAGAGCATTTGGTAAACGCTTTAATTGCTACCGAAGATGCACGTTTTCACGAGCATTCAGGTATTGATGCCCGGGGTACTTTAAGGGCTGTTATCAAGCTTGGGAGTGGCGGCGGAGCGAGTACCATTTCGCAACAGTTGGCCAAGCAGTTGTTCCATGGTGAAGGCTCAAGGAATATTCTAGAACGCATCCTTCAAAAAATAAAAGAATGGGTTATAGCTATTCGTTTGGAACGCCAATACACTAAAGAAGAAATCATTGCGCAATACTTCAATATTTATGATTTTTTAAATAATGCAGATGGCATTCGAAGTGCATCAAGAATTTACTTCGGAAAAGAACCTAAAGACCTAGACCTTAAAGAATCGGCGATGTTGGTGGGCATGTTTAAAAATTCAGCTTTATACAACCCCAGAAGAAATCCGGTTGGCGTAAAAAATAGGCGTAATGTGGTGTTGAGCCAAATGGAAAAATATGGCTACATCAATGAAAAAGTGAAAGATTCGCTTCAGCAAACAGAACTCGATCTAAATTATACTCCAGAATCGCATCGCGAGGGTATTGCAACTTATTTTAGAGGGTATTTGGATGGCTTTATGAAAGAATGGATTGCAAACAACCCAAAGCCCGATGGGTCGAAATGGAATTTGTACAACGACGGATTAAAAATTTACACCACCATCGATTCGCGGATGCAGCAATACGCTGAAGATGCTGTACAGCAGCACATGGCAAAGTTGCAGACTGAATTTTTTCATCAAAATACGCCAGATAGAAATCCAACAGCACCATTTTTAGAGTTAGATCAAACAGAACTCAATGATTTAATGAACCGTTCCATGAGGCAATCAGAACGTTGGAGACACATGAAATACGATTTAAAAAAGTCTAATAAAGAGATAATAGAATCATTCAAAAAACCAACTCAAATGACGGTTTTTCAATGGAAAGAAGGACAGCCTTCAGAAATTGATACTATTATGAAACCCATCGATTCCATGCGTTATTATAAATCGTTCTTACGTACGGGTATGATGTCCATGAATCCGCAAACGGGACATGTAAAAGCTTGGGTTGGCGGTATTAATTACAGGCATTTCCAGTACGATATGGTTAAACAAGGTAGGCGCCAAGTAGGTTCCACTTTTAAGCCGTTTGTATATGCATCGGCCATAGACCAATTGCATTATTCGCCTTGTGATGAATTTCCAGACGTACCATTCTGTATCGAGGCCAACAAATATGGAAATCCAGAAGAATGGTGTCCCAAGAATTCTGGCGGCGCCAACGATTATGGGGGTACTAGAACTTTAAAAAGTGCTTTGGCTAATTCGGTTAATACCATCACAGCACAGTTAATGGATAAAGTTGGTCCGCAAACGGTAGCCGATTTGGTTAAGAAATTAGGCGTAGATTCTCCCGTGCCGGCTGTACCTTCCATAGCCTTAGGAACACCCGATATCAGTATTTACGAAATGGTTGGAGCCTATTCAGCATTTGCCAATCAAGGCGTTTACACCAAGCCTGTCATGGTTACCAATATTGAAGATAAAAACGGAACTATTCTATATCAGTTTAAACCTGAAACCCGCGATGTTTTGAGCGATGAAGCGGCGTATGTAACGGTTAAACTTTTAGAAGGTGTTACACAAGGCGGGTCTGGTACGCGTTTACGGCATAAATGGGCTGTTAACGTTCCGGTTTATAAGGAAGTGATTACCGGCTATCCATATGCCTTTGAAAACCCCATAGCAGGAAAAACAGGAACCACACAAAATCAAAGTGATGGCTGGTTTATGGGTATGGTACCTAATTTGGTAACAGGCGTTTGGGTTGGTGCAGAAGACCGTGCAGCGCATTTTGCGAGCATAACTTACGGACAAGGTGCTACTATGGCCTTGCCTATTTGGGGCTTGTATATGAAAAAATGCTATGACGACCCAGAATTGAATGTTTCAAAAGATGAATTTCCAGAGCCCGAAAACCTTTCCATTCGGGTGGATTGTTCTGAAACAACTCAAGAGGATGATCAGGATGGCCCAAGTACCATAGAAGATACCGCAGATGATTTGGATTTTGGGTAGTAAAGAGCGTTAATTGTTAATTTATAATATAGATTGGTTTCCAATAACTGCCAATGAACAAACTACTGTCTTGTTTACTATTTTTTTCTTCAGTATTCAGCATTGCTCAAAACAGAGATTTCTTTTTTGAAATTAGGCATCAGCCAAATTCTGAGTATCTTTCTATATGCGAAAAATCGATAAAATTCAAAACAAAAAAAGAGGCAGATAAAGAAATGCTGAGGGTTTTTGATTCTATTGGTTTAAAAAGGATACGAAAAGGTGATAAAAAAGAAACATATAAAGTCTTAACAATAACTAAAGAGCAAAAGAAAAATCACACCATTCCAATAGAGATTTTAGCTTATGATTTTAAGTTTGAAGGAGACCTAGACAAAGAAAAGATAAACGAAACATTTAATTTCGAATCAATCCAAGCCAAAGGCTATGTTGATTTTGAAAATAAACTTACTGTTAATGAATTTTTAATCGATAATGAGCAAAGTGATAAACAGGCTGAAGCAATTAAAAAAATCGAGAATAGAGAAATCTGTTTTGATTTTCCTAAACACACAATTGGGATTGGAGAAAGTTTTTCTTTTGAACACATTGTTTATTATAGTATTCCAATGCGGGGAGATGATTTTTATAGTGCAAATTGTACAGCAACATTAGTTAAAGTGAAAAAAGATATTGCTTATTTTAAAATTTCATCTAAGCAACAGTCTGAAAACTCAAGTTATGATTTGGTTGTAAGGGGTAGTTTTAAATTTAACATTGAGAAAAATTATGCTAGCTATTTATTTTTACAAAGCGAATTGCATGTTAGCGAAGCTATTGATGATTTAACACTGATTGAGCATGATTACACTGAACAAAATAAAGTTGCGACGGTATTGAAAAACAATTAAATTTTCGCAGAAAAAGTTTGGGATATACTCAAATCTGTTCGGCAAACGCCACAAAAAACTCTACCGACTCAGGGTTTTTCATAGAGTCAACATTTATCGATTTTTCCAATGGCCTTTTCATTAAAATTTTTTTAACGGGCGCTTCCATTTTTTTACCGCTAATGGTATAAGGGATGTCTGGCACCTCTATAATTTCGTCGGGTACATGCCGTGGCGAATATTCGGTTTTTAATTGCGTGTTAATTTGGTTTTTAATAGCATCGGTCAATTCAACCCCAGGTTTCATTTTAATAAATAGGGGCATGTAGTGTTTACCGCCGTCGAGTTCCAAATTCACAATTAAAGCATCTTCAATCGTTTTGATTTTATTAATGCTTCTATAAATTTCACTGGTACCAATACGTATACCATGTCGGTTTAAAGTGGCGTCAGAGCGTCCGTAAATAACAATACCCTTAGTTTTAGAATTGATTTTTATAAAATCGCCGTGGCGCCACTTGCCAGGATAATGTTCAAAATAACTGGCTTTGTAACGTTTTTTGTTTTCATCATTCCAGAAATAAAGGGGCATGGAGGGCATGGGTTTGTCGATAACCATTTCGCCTAAATCGTCTTCAACTGAATTTCCATTTTCATCGTAAGCATATAACGAAACGCCCAAAGCGCGGCATTGAATTTCGCCAGAATGGACCGCATAAAACGGCATACCACCAACAAAAGCGGTGCATACATCAGTACCACCAGCCATAGAGCATAACCAAACATCATCTTTTATGCTGTTGTACACGTAGTCAAAAGCTTCAAAAGGCAATGGTGCACCCGTAGAGCTTATAGAGCGAATAGTACCAAGATTATAATTGTTTTTGGGTTCTATTTTCTTTTTCATGCTGGCTACTAAAAATGGTGCACTCGTCCCGAAATGGTTAATTCCGGTGTCATCAGAAAACGCCCAAAGTTTATCAAAATTGGGGTAGGTAGGGCTGCCGTCGTATAGCACAATGGCCGAACCCATTAATAGGGCAGATTGTAAAAAATTCCACATCATCCAACCCGTTGTAGTGTACCAAAAATAGCGTTCCCCAGCGTGGACATCGTTTTGAAAAGCCATGTATTTGAGGTGCTCTAACAATATGCCACCATGAGAGTGTACAATAGCTTTTGGTAAACCTGTGGTGCCAGATGAGTATAACACCCAGATAGGGTGACTGAAATCTACGGCCTCAAAAACTAAAGAATGCGCTTTGGTCTCGAATACATGGTTAATGTTCACAAAATCCTTTGGGAAATTCGATATATCATCCTTTTTTAAATAGGGTAATACGATGACTTGTTGCAAAGTGGGTAGGGCTTTGGCAATACTTTTCGCGATGTTTGTTTTATCGTAAGGTTTGCCGTTATAATAATAGCCGTCTGTTGTAATGAACACTTTCGGTTTTATTTGTGCGAAGCGGTCTATAACGCTTTCGGTGCCAAAATCTGGCGAGGTGCTCGACCAAATAGCTCCTATGGAATTAACGGCCAGGAATGAAATGGTAGCCTCCGGAACGTTTGGTAAAAAAGCTACAACACAATCGCCTTTAGTAACACCAATTGATTTTAAATAAGCAGCCATGGCAGCTACTTTTTGTTTAAGGTCTTGCCAGGATAGTTCTGAATATTCGTCTTGTTCGTTATTGAAAATAATAGCGGTTTCTTGGGCTAAATTGTGTCTAAAAACATGTTCGGCATAGTTTAGTTTAGCGCCATCAAACCATTTAAAATTGGGCATAGTCGTCATTTCTAATACCGAGTTGTAATCGCTATGTGAAATCACTTTAAAATATTGCCAAATGCTTTCCCAAAAGGCCTCTATGTGGTTCACAGACCATTGCCATAAATCGTCATAAGACTCAAAATGGAGTTGGTGATGTTCCATAAGCCATTTTTTGTAATCAAATAAGTGACTATTTTCTTTAAAAGCTATTGAGCCTACCCAAAGTTTTTTTTCTGACATCTTATTCAGTTTAGAGTGTTATAAAGATAAGTAATCTATAAAGATGAAAAGGATTTTTAGTTCATTTCAAAATCGCTTTCAATCGAAATGAAGGTTTTCAAATTTAGGAAAAACCCGATGAAATGT
This genomic stretch from Flavobacteriaceae bacterium GSB9 harbors:
- a CDS encoding ferredoxin; translated protein: MVIITLQRKKCIGCNYCVELAPNQFQMSKKDGKSVLLHSKEKKGFFTLKSNDALIFDDCDNAAKACPVKIISVKQT
- a CDS encoding gliding motility lipoprotein GldH, which encodes MLQNKAYLFLVLLASLFVCCDSNRVFDTYKSVPNKWNKDSIVSFKINPPDSIKPYNLFVNLRNTNAYKYNNLFLIVEMEFPHGKTVKDTLEYRMAAPDGKLLGTGYTDVKENKLWYKEAVVFNELGEYTVNIQHAMRETGKVNGVKELEGITDVGFRIEHITRN
- a CDS encoding transglycosylase domain-containing protein; amino-acid sequence: MAKAKKETKATPDFSKYVRLFWMLFLAGIFAVGLLFLLASWGVFGEMPDHTQLENPRTNLATEIISSDGQTLGKFYYNDNRTPVSYNDLPEHLVNALIATEDARFHEHSGIDARGTLRAVIKLGSGGGASTISQQLAKQLFHGEGSRNILERILQKIKEWVIAIRLERQYTKEEIIAQYFNIYDFLNNADGIRSASRIYFGKEPKDLDLKESAMLVGMFKNSALYNPRRNPVGVKNRRNVVLSQMEKYGYINEKVKDSLQQTELDLNYTPESHREGIATYFRGYLDGFMKEWIANNPKPDGSKWNLYNDGLKIYTTIDSRMQQYAEDAVQQHMAKLQTEFFHQNTPDRNPTAPFLELDQTELNDLMNRSMRQSERWRHMKYDLKKSNKEIIESFKKPTQMTVFQWKEGQPSEIDTIMKPIDSMRYYKSFLRTGMMSMNPQTGHVKAWVGGINYRHFQYDMVKQGRRQVGSTFKPFVYASAIDQLHYSPCDEFPDVPFCIEANKYGNPEEWCPKNSGGANDYGGTRTLKSALANSVNTITAQLMDKVGPQTVADLVKKLGVDSPVPAVPSIALGTPDISIYEMVGAYSAFANQGVYTKPVMVTNIEDKNGTILYQFKPETRDVLSDEAAYVTVKLLEGVTQGGSGTRLRHKWAVNVPVYKEVITGYPYAFENPIAGKTGTTQNQSDGWFMGMVPNLVTGVWVGAEDRAAHFASITYGQGATMALPIWGLYMKKCYDDPELNVSKDEFPEPENLSIRVDCSETTQEDDQDGPSTIEDTADDLDFG
- a CDS encoding acetoacetate--CoA ligase, encoding MSEKKLWVGSIAFKENSHLFDYKKWLMEHHQLHFESYDDLWQWSVNHIEAFWESIWQYFKVISHSDYNSVLEMTTMPNFKWFDGAKLNYAEHVFRHNLAQETAIIFNNEQDEYSELSWQDLKQKVAAMAAYLKSIGVTKGDCVVAFLPNVPEATISFLAVNSIGAIWSSTSPDFGTESVIDRFAQIKPKVFITTDGYYYNGKPYDKTNIAKSIAKALPTLQQVIVLPYLKKDDISNFPKDFVNINHVFETKAHSLVFEAVDFSHPIWVLYSSGTTGLPKAIVHSHGGILLEHLKYMAFQNDVHAGERYFWYTTTGWMMWNFLQSALLMGSAIVLYDGSPTYPNFDKLWAFSDDTGINHFGTSAPFLVASMKKKIEPKNNYNLGTIRSISSTGAPLPFEAFDYVYNSIKDDVWLCSMAGGTDVCTAFVGGMPFYAVHSGEIQCRALGVSLYAYDENGNSVEDDLGEMVIDKPMPSMPLYFWNDENKKRYKASYFEHYPGKWRHGDFIKINSKTKGIVIYGRSDATLNRHGIRIGTSEIYRSINKIKTIEDALIVNLELDGGKHYMPLFIKMKPGVELTDAIKNQINTQLKTEYSPRHVPDEIIEVPDIPYTISGKKMEAPVKKILMKRPLEKSINVDSMKNPESVEFFVAFAEQI